Proteins from a single region of Nitrospinaceae bacterium:
- a CDS encoding thioredoxin domain-containing protein, giving the protein MQGALAELRKQFKDQIEFHHKDFPLRDLTFRAAEAARCAGTEDKVAQMRTFLFNGQRRWSTATSAINVWEKYALAAGANVEKWRSCLASQDHRSAIEADKALGIRMGVRATPTIFIGKEKISGARSFNVLAAAVRAQIK; this is encoded by the coding sequence GTGCAGGGTGCACTGGCCGAACTTCGTAAACAGTTTAAGGATCAGATCGAATTTCATCATAAAGATTTTCCGCTTCGAGATCTAACGTTTCGTGCGGCCGAAGCAGCTAGGTGCGCGGGGACTGAAGATAAGGTGGCGCAAATGCGGACCTTCCTCTTCAATGGCCAACGTAGATGGAGCACCGCTACATCCGCAATTAATGTATGGGAAAAGTACGCCTTGGCTGCGGGGGCGAATGTCGAAAAGTGGCGCTCTTGCCTCGCCTCGCAGGACCATCGAAGCGCAATCGAGGCAGATAAGGCTCTTGGAATCCGCATGGGCGTAAGAGCCACCCCGACGATATTTATCGGTAAAGAAAAAATTTCGGGAGCCCGATCGTTCAATGTGCTAGCAGCGGCTGTTCGTGCCCAGATAAAGTAG
- a CDS encoding DoxX family protein, whose protein sequence is MTKNIFSLMRCSVAVLFVRIIVGGFFVIAGAAKLGQPAVLFLNQIESYGILPHDLVLPLAHVLPWLEIFSGLFFLLGLFSRWALLLLGVQLAFFSVAISVAMFMGTAPEDCGCLPGVSETPTQALARDLIMIALLALSFRFLPGAISIDRWLESNDSDEGQGE, encoded by the coding sequence TTGACGAAAAATATTTTTTCCTTGATGCGTTGCTCTGTCGCTGTGTTGTTTGTTCGGATTATTGTCGGCGGTTTTTTCGTCATTGCGGGTGCCGCAAAACTTGGGCAGCCTGCTGTTCTTTTTTTAAATCAAATTGAGTCCTACGGCATCCTGCCTCACGATTTAGTGTTGCCGCTGGCCCATGTGCTTCCCTGGCTAGAAATTTTTTCTGGCCTTTTTTTTCTGCTGGGCCTCTTTTCTCGATGGGCGCTTCTATTGCTTGGCGTGCAACTCGCTTTTTTCTCAGTGGCCATTTCGGTGGCGATGTTTATGGGAACCGCCCCGGAGGATTGTGGCTGTTTGCCTGGCGTGAGTGAGACCCCGACGCAAGCACTAGCTCGTGATCTAATCATGATCGCGCTATTGGCACTTTCATTCCGCTTTTTGCCTGGGGCGATTTCTATTGATCGATGGCTTGAGTCGAACGATAGCGATGAAGGTCAGGGCGAATGA
- a CDS encoding flavin reductase family protein: MKFRTFDTDKIDHLQGYRLIVGSVVPRAIAWVSSISGDGIPNLAPFSFFTCVSHAPPLFSISAGERDRVMKDTTRNIKETKGYVIHTVVNGWEEQMNESSGNFLPEEDEFEALGLETVPADLVKAPRLRDAPVAIECLLEEIVIYGDEWKTHLIIGKALRWHVREDLMLEDKYIDPVKLQPVGRLGGTNYCRTRNIFQMERTYKPPDEIHPNS; this comes from the coding sequence ATGAAATTTCGCACTTTCGATACGGATAAAATCGATCATCTACAGGGCTATCGCCTGATAGTGGGTTCGGTTGTTCCGAGGGCAATTGCCTGGGTAAGCTCCATTAGCGGGGATGGCATTCCCAATCTTGCGCCGTTTAGCTTTTTTACGTGTGTCTCTCATGCTCCGCCGCTTTTTTCCATTTCAGCTGGTGAGCGTGATCGGGTAATGAAGGATACGACTCGGAATATCAAGGAGACGAAAGGGTACGTTATCCATACCGTCGTCAACGGATGGGAAGAGCAGATGAACGAGAGCTCCGGGAATTTTCTTCCTGAGGAAGATGAATTCGAGGCGCTCGGGCTTGAGACAGTGCCTGCCGATTTGGTGAAGGCACCCCGATTGCGGGATGCGCCTGTGGCGATAGAGTGCCTACTCGAGGAGATTGTCATCTATGGTGATGAGTGGAAGACTCATTTGATCATTGGCAAGGCGCTACGCTGGCATGTGCGGGAGGATTTGATGCTGGAGGATAAGTATATCGATCCAGTCAAGCTTCAACCCGTTGGTCGACTGGGTGGAACGAACTATTGTCGTACACGGAATATTTTCCAGATGGAGAGAACATACAAGCCACCGGACGAGATCCATCCGAACTCTTGA
- a CDS encoding thiamine pyrophosphate-binding protein yields the protein MSTYADVAVAVMADAGVEFIFGVPGSLSSVELIEAASRRDIRYVLCSNEASAAVMAGTYGILTNRPGVCSTGVGPGAAAAVLGVANGFLERAPFLVLTDRYSDEQFRRLQRQRLDQDLLYSPITKGTFKLAKDSAAVTMRRAIALAMDGRQGPVHVDIPYDVMQAEAEASDFPPDGVGARRFAGKIGNNHAGLEVAAAEIARADRPAILVGLQVNRSGQEAEEAFVAFAERLGAPVFASLAAKGTLPENHPLSMRTFRGAPSEKEILDKADLLILVGFDVVELFTPGHWNHPQPVVMLDEVAHNDDVIRPKVEVVADLADSLSALAESVPASEGWNLEDLDSYRAMRSAPLFSKGEGLMPGAVVRIARECLPDSGIMTADAGSHKVLASDTWETRRPRGFLTSSGLGSMAVGLPAAIAAKLVEPQTPVLCLTGDGGFLMRLGDLETAARVGAAIVVVVFNDGFLNLIKIKQDTRNFQRLGTDFGNTDYVAVAQGLGFEATRVDSEAALKEALGKAFASGGAWVIDAVINPDGYLAAKDVRPE from the coding sequence ATGTCAACTTATGCGGACGTGGCGGTGGCTGTTATGGCGGATGCTGGGGTCGAATTTATATTTGGTGTTCCAGGGTCCTTGAGTTCGGTTGAATTGATCGAGGCGGCTTCTCGCCGGGACATCCGATATGTGCTCTGTAGCAATGAAGCGAGCGCAGCCGTAATGGCTGGCACCTATGGCATCCTTACCAACCGGCCTGGTGTTTGTAGCACGGGCGTAGGGCCTGGTGCGGCGGCTGCCGTTTTGGGGGTGGCGAATGGTTTTCTTGAGCGGGCGCCATTTCTTGTTCTGACGGATCGTTACTCCGATGAACAGTTCCGGCGCTTGCAGCGACAGCGTCTGGATCAAGATCTCTTGTACAGTCCGATAACCAAAGGAACCTTCAAGCTAGCGAAGGATTCAGCCGCAGTGACGATGCGCCGTGCCATTGCTTTGGCAATGGATGGCCGACAGGGGCCGGTTCATGTGGACATACCATATGATGTCATGCAGGCCGAGGCTGAGGCGAGCGACTTTCCGCCCGATGGTGTCGGGGCTCGTCGTTTCGCTGGAAAGATAGGAAATAACCACGCCGGCCTTGAGGTGGCCGCTGCTGAAATCGCCCGCGCGGATCGACCGGCTATTCTGGTGGGTCTTCAGGTAAACCGTTCGGGCCAGGAGGCCGAGGAGGCTTTCGTCGCCTTCGCCGAGCGGCTTGGTGCTCCGGTTTTTGCCTCACTGGCGGCCAAGGGCACCTTGCCGGAGAATCATCCGCTTTCCATGAGAACATTCCGCGGGGCACCCTCTGAGAAGGAAATTCTGGATAAGGCAGATCTTCTCATTCTCGTTGGTTTTGATGTGGTCGAGCTTTTTACTCCCGGTCACTGGAACCATCCTCAGCCTGTCGTCATGCTCGATGAGGTGGCCCATAACGACGATGTAATTCGCCCGAAAGTCGAGGTGGTGGCGGATCTCGCCGACAGCCTTAGCGCACTGGCCGAGTCAGTCCCGGCGTCGGAAGGCTGGAATTTAGAGGATTTGGACTCATACCGTGCCATGCGAAGTGCTCCGCTGTTCAGCAAGGGAGAAGGTTTGATGCCGGGCGCGGTTGTGCGCATCGCTCGCGAGTGTTTGCCCGATAGTGGAATCATGACCGCCGATGCGGGGAGCCATAAAGTGCTGGCTAGCGATACATGGGAGACGCGCCGCCCGAGGGGATTTCTTACCTCTAGCGGCCTGGGGTCGATGGCTGTGGGGCTTCCTGCGGCCATCGCGGCTAAACTAGTCGAGCCCCAGACGCCAGTTCTTTGCCTGACGGGAGATGGTGGTTTTCTCATGCGCCTGGGCGATCTCGAAACTGCCGCTCGCGTGGGGGCCGCCATCGTGGTCGTTGTGTTCAACGACGGATTCTTGAATCTCATTAAAATTAAACAGGACACCCGAAACTTCCAGAGGCTCGGGACGGATTTTGGCAACACGGACTATGTGGCCGTTGCACAAGGGCTTGGTTTTGAGGCTACTCGTGTGGATAGTGAAGCGGCTCTCAAGGAGGCGCTGGGGAAGGCGTTTGCCTCAGGAGGCGCCTGGGTCATTGATGCGGTTATTAACCCGGATGGCTATCTAGCTGCCAAGGATGTTCGACCAGAATAG
- a CDS encoding SDR family oxidoreductase, with protein sequence MMLEGKKVIVTGGGSGIGRATCVLAAREGADVAVADINAETGVETVNTVKTEGRDAIFIEMDTSKKADALRMADETLKAFGTIDGLVCCAIKLVPGRLEELPEEDWDMVMDIGLKGYFLCAQSVGQTMIKNKSGSIVFVSSIGGMQTYPLAGAYSVCKAGAIMLSKLFGVEWAAHGIRANTVSPGQVRSPMTEAMFQDPEIAAGRAAVVPMGRVGMPDDIAEGCVFLLSERARYITAANLPVDGGQVESKMIHTPGRSWGGKNIEYKAD encoded by the coding sequence ATGATGCTTGAAGGCAAAAAAGTGATCGTCACCGGAGGAGGAAGTGGAATAGGCCGGGCTACCTGTGTGCTTGCCGCCAGGGAGGGTGCCGATGTAGCCGTGGCGGACATTAACGCGGAGACCGGAGTCGAGACAGTAAACACGGTGAAGACTGAAGGGAGGGACGCTATCTTTATTGAGATGGATACCTCGAAAAAGGCTGATGCTCTCCGTATGGCCGATGAGACGCTCAAGGCATTTGGAACTATTGACGGTCTCGTCTGTTGTGCCATCAAGCTGGTGCCCGGTAGGCTCGAGGAACTCCCCGAGGAAGATTGGGACATGGTGATGGACATTGGGCTAAAAGGCTATTTTCTCTGTGCCCAGTCGGTTGGGCAGACAATGATCAAAAACAAGAGTGGTTCGATCGTTTTTGTCTCCTCAATAGGCGGGATGCAAACATATCCGCTGGCGGGGGCCTACTCCGTTTGCAAGGCGGGGGCAATTATGCTCAGCAAACTCTTCGGCGTTGAATGGGCTGCCCATGGCATCCGGGCCAACACCGTTTCACCTGGCCAGGTACGCTCGCCGATGACCGAAGCTATGTTCCAAGACCCTGAAATAGCCGCAGGTCGGGCGGCGGTTGTGCCGATGGGCCGGGTGGGCATGCCCGATGATATTGCCGAGGGGTGTGTTTTTTTGCTCTCCGAGCGGGCGCGGTATATCACGGCGGCAAATCTTCCAGTGGACGGCGGGCAGGTGGAGAGCAAGATGATCCATACGCCTGGCAGGAGTTGGGGCGGCAAGAATATCGAATATAAAGCAGATTGA